Within the Ochrobactrum vermis genome, the region CGTTCTCGTTGATGACCGGCACGGCCTTCAGCTTCAGCAACGTCTCGATGGTCGCGCGCGCATTGAGATAGCGGCGGCGCTCCTCGGTATCGGAGAGCGTGACGAGAATCTGGCCAGAGCGGATGGAGTGGCCGCCGAGCACATCGGCATAGGCCTTGGCGAGCGCGATCTGGCCAGCTGCGGCAGCCGCCTGACTTTCCTCAAGCTTCAGCGCCTTCTTTGGCAAGCCCAGAACCGTGCGCCCGAGTGCGATTGCGCCCGATGAGACCACCAGCACTTCGACACCTGCATGATGAAGAGTAGCAATGTCCTGCCCGAGGCTCTCCAGCCAGTCGCGCTTCAGACCGGTTGCACGATCCACCAGAAGAGCGGACCCGATTTTGACAACGATGCGGCGATAGTCTTTCAGTTTCTTCAGCATGCTTTCATTCCCCTCGCCGCATCTAAAACGCATCCCGAAAAGTGTGAAACGGTTTTCGGACAAGATACGCGCCCAAATAAAACCCGATGCTTACTCTTCGGCTTCTGCCGTACCCGCCTCTGCGGCGCGGCTTCGATCGATGACGCTTGCGAGCTGGCGCAACGCATCGTTGAGACCTTCATGGCTCACCGCCGAAAGCAGCAGCGGCTCACGCCCGCATGCTTTTTTCAGCGCCTTGATCTTCGCCTTGCGTGCTTCGGGATCGAGCGTATCGATCTGCGACAAGGCAACAATTTCCGGCTTTTCGGCAAGCCCGTGTTCGTATGCTTCGAGTTCACCGCGAATGACCTTGTAAGCCTTCGCCACGTCCTCTTCCTGCGCGGAAACCAGATGCAGCAGAACGCGCGTGCGCTCGACATGACCGAGGAAACGGTCGCCAAGACCGATGCCTTCGCTGGCGCCTTCGATCAGGCCAGGAATATCGGCGATGACGAATTCGCGGCCATCCACACGCGCAACGCCCAGATTGGGATGCAGTGTGGTAAATGGATAGTCGGCAATCTTCGGCTTGGCTGCTGTCACACTTGCAAGGAAGGTGGATTTTCCGGCATTGGGCAGACCGACCAGACCGGCATCGGCAATCAGCTTCAGGCGCAGCCTGATCGTGCGCTCGATACCGTCCTGCCCGGGATTGGCGCGGCGCGGCGCGCGATTGGTCGAGGTCGTGAAATGCAGATTGCCGAAGCCGCCATTGCCGCCCTTAGCGAGCCGGTAGCGCTGGCCGATTTCGGTGATGTCGCAGATCAGCGTTTCGTCGTCTTCCTCGAAAATCTGCGTGCCGACGGGTACTTTGAGAACAACGTCATCGCCCTTGCCGCCGGTCATGTTGCGGCCCATGCCGTGCATACCGGTCTTGGCCCGGAAATGCTGCTGATAGCGATAATCGATCAGCGTGTTGAGACCGTTTACAGCCTCCACCCACACATCGCCGCCGCGTCCGCCGTCGCCGCCGTCGGGCCCGCCGAATTCGAGAAATTTCTCGCGGCGGAACGAAACCGCCCCCGCCCCGCCATTGCCGGAGCAGATATAGATCTTTGCCTGATCGAGAAACTTCATTTGAATGTAACCTTCTTGGATGCCTGCGCTCTGGCAGGCTTTTGGGCGGCATGCGCCCCGAATGTCGTTACATGCGGGCGTGCCCGCATGTGGTGTGTTGCAATTACAGCAAAAGCGGCCTCCTGCAAACAGTTGAGGAGGCGAGATTTCACCCGAGTTTGTCTTTCCAGACCGGATCAGTGAAATCGATATAGATCAACTCCTGATCCAGATACTGACCCTGCACGGAAAGTGACTTGGGTTCGACACCGTAAGTCTTGAAACCGAGCGCATAATAGACGCGTTTGGCGGCATCGTTGGTGGCCACCACCTTGGCATCCAGAACGACGACCTGGCTTGCAGCATGATCGATGACCTTGCTGACAAGAGCCTTGCCCAGCTCCAGCCCACGCGCTTCGGGAGCCACATAGACACCCCAGAGCGTGCCGCGATGGCGCTCCGACTTGCGATCGTGACGGAACATGCCTGCCGTTCCCAACAGGTTTTCACCATCGAAGGCGCCGAAAACCACATTGCCGTTCACCTGCTCCAGACGACGTGCAAACAGGCTGTCCGAATAGGCGTTTTCTTCGTCGAAACTCGAACCGAATGCCATTGGCGCACGCTGCAAAGCGCTTAATCTTATGGCCCGATAGCGATGCAGGTCGCCCTTTTCGAGCGCACGCACCACGATCTTGTCGCGGGCGATTGCGTGAGTATCCATCATTTCATTCCCCGTTATTTCAGGTCCTGCGCATATCCGGTAAGGTTTGGTACGCAGCAGGACCCTTTACTTATGACTGCCAGCTTCTCAGCCCGATCCAGGTGCGGCGATCGAGGACATAGCGCTCGACCGGGACATTGCCTGCGGCAAGCGAGTCGGCCATGCCCATGCTGCTGAACTGGAACCCGCACTTGTGGATCACCCGGCGCGAGCCGCCATTGCTGGCACGGCACGAGACATGCAGCCGCTCGATAGCAGTTGCACGGA harbors:
- the obgE gene encoding GTPase ObgE, whose product is MKFLDQAKIYICSGNGGAGAVSFRREKFLEFGGPDGGDGGRGGDVWVEAVNGLNTLIDYRYQQHFRAKTGMHGMGRNMTGGKGDDVVLKVPVGTQIFEEDDETLICDITEIGQRYRLAKGGNGGFGNLHFTTSTNRAPRRANPGQDGIERTIRLRLKLIADAGLVGLPNAGKSTFLASVTAAKPKIADYPFTTLHPNLGVARVDGREFVIADIPGLIEGASEGIGLGDRFLGHVERTRVLLHLVSAQEEDVAKAYKVIRGELEAYEHGLAEKPEIVALSQIDTLDPEARKAKIKALKKACGREPLLLSAVSHEGLNDALRQLASVIDRSRAAEAGTAEAEE
- a CDS encoding GNAT family N-acetyltransferase, giving the protein MMDTHAIARDKIVVRALEKGDLHRYRAIRLSALQRAPMAFGSSFDEENAYSDSLFARRLEQVNGNVVFGAFDGENLLGTAGMFRHDRKSERHRGTLWGVYVAPEARGLELGKALVSKVIDHAASQVVVLDAKVVATNDAAKRVYYALGFKTYGVEPKSLSVQGQYLDQELIYIDFTDPVWKDKLG